In Candidatus Eisenbacteria bacterium, the genomic window CTGCACAGAGGAAGATCTCCGAACGCCTCAACCGAGAGAGGGTCGGACGGCGGGCCCTCCTGCTTCTGGACGAGAAGGACCCGCGCGGGGGATGGCGCGCCCGGCATCAAGGGCAGGCCCCCGAGGTCGACGGGCGGACGCGTCTACGATACCTTACCGGTCGGCCCCTGCGTCCGGGCGATCTGATAGAGGCGGTCATCACGAGGGCCTCGATCTACGACCTGGAGGCCCGGCCCGCAACCGAAGAGGAGAAGGGTTCATGTCTCGCTGCTTCCTGAAGGGCTCCATCGTCGTTCTCCTCCTTTCGCTCGGCGCCGGCGCTTCGCCGGTTGCCTGCGAGGAGGCGACATTTCCGACGAACCTTGCATTGCTGGGCGATCTGACCTCGGAGACGGTCTCCGTCCTGCTGGACAGCCTCGATGTGCGGCCCGGCGAGTCGATCAGCTTGATCCCGGCGGCCTGGCACGAGGGGAGCGATTTCGTGGCCGATGCGTTCGCCTCCGCGCTCGCCCGCCGGGGCGTGGCCGTACGGTTGGCGTCGCAGGTGCAGGCGACGCCCGCTCCTCCGCCCGATACATCCGCGGTCAGGCGCGCGGGCGGGGTCGCGGACGAGGAGACGGCTGCCCCGGCGGACAGCGGATTCGCCGCCGCCGACTCGATCTTCGCTGCTTCATGGGGCGACACGCTCGGGGCGAATGAGGCGGACTCCGACACGCTCGGGGCGGGATCCTCCGAGCCCGAAACAGAGGAAGAGGGGGAGGAGGAGCCGACGCAGGAAGATCAGGGGCAGAAGACGACGGAGGCGCCCGCAGCTCAGGTGCCGGCCTATCGAAACTATCCCGAGGGGACAGTGATCGAGTTCCGCGTTCTCGAGTTCGCCGTGAGTTACCCCACGTCCAAGCGGAGGCTTGTCTTCTTCGGGCAGCCTTCCGTCCGCCGGCTCGGCGGAGTCAGCGTCCAGGCGAGCCGGATCGAGGGCCCGAAGGGGAAGATCGTGAAGGTGGCGCGCGCGCAGAGCAATCGCCAGGACCACCTCTCCGGGGACTCGAGGCTGCTCGCGGAGGGGGCGGCCTACCCGTTCGCGAAGCCGACGATCCCCCCGGCGAACATCGGGAAGTACATCGAGCCGTTCGCAGTTCTGGGGATCATCTCGAGCCTCATCTATCTCTTCTACCAGAATCAGAAGTGAGGGACATGGTGCGCCGAATCGCGCTGCTGCTGATCGCCGCGACCCTGTGCGGATGCGGCGGCTCGTCGCCGGGCGTCAAGAGGCTGCCCAGCGAGGAGGCCGACTACCTGCAGGCCCGCAAGGCCTACGATGATGAGAACTACATCAGGGCCGCCGAGCTGCTGACAGCCTTCGTTGACGAGCACCCTGGCTCGAACCGCCTCGACGAGGCCCTCCTTCTGCTCGGTCGATCGCATCAGAAGACGGGGGAGAACCTGCTTGCGATCGAGGACTTCAACCGCCTCGTGCGCGACTTCCCTCAGAGCTCCCTGCGAGAGGAAGCGGAGTTCGAGAGGGCGCGGAGCAACTTCGAGGAGTCGCTCGGCCCGGCGCAGGATCCAGAGAGCACGGAGGCGGCGCTGGATCTGATGCGGGCCTACACGATCCGATATCCAGAGGGGGCCTTCAGGGGCGAGGCGGAAAAGGCGATCGACGCGTGCCTCGAGAGGCTCGCCCTGAAGGCGTTCTACAACGCAGAGACCTATCTCAAGCTCCGGCAGCCCCGTGGCGCGGTCCTCTACTTGGAGAAAGCGCTCTCGATACGGTCCGACTTCAGCCGGGCGGGCGAGGCCCTCGCGAACCTCGGACGGATGCACGGGCGGCTCGGCGAGTCCGAGAAGGCGCGCGGCGCCTGGGAGAGACTCCTCTCCCACGCCACGCCCGATCGGATCAAGGAGGACCGCAAGCTGTCCGACCTCCGCCGCGAGGCCGAGGAGGCCCTGCGCATCCTGCCCCCGCCAGCCACCGGGGAGGAGGCTCCTTGAAGAGATGGGGCGTTCTCGGAGGGAGCTTCGACCCCGTCCACCTCGGGCATCTCTGGATCGCCCTCTTCGCCCTTGAGCAGCTCGATCTCGATCGCGTGCTCCTGATTCCGGCGGCGGTTCCTCCGCACAAGGGGGCGGGAGCCGTGGCTCCGTACGACGTCCGGATGGAGATCCTCCGCCGCGCGATCGAGCCCCATCCGGGGCTTGCCGCATCCGACCTCGAGGCCGACGCCGGATCCCCTTCCTACACGATCGATACGCTGAGGCGCCTGCGCGCGAAGCTCGATTCCCGGGATGAGATCTGGCTGCTCATGGGAGCCGATTCCCTCGAGGACTTGCCGAGTTGGAGAGAGCCGGGAGAGATCCTTCGCATTGCGCGGCTCGGGATCTACGGGCGGCCGGGGCACGGTCGCGCGCTCCCCCAAGGGGCGGACGCGGTCTGGATCGATGGACCCGCCTGCGGCCTCTCGTCCACGCTCATCCGGGAGCGGCTCTACCGTGGCAGGCCCGTCGCAGGCCTGGTGCCCGACGCGATCGTCCCCGCTCTGGAGTCCTCCGAGATCTACCGCCCGCGGGAGAGAAGGGGCTGAGGACGCGGAGGCGATGCCCGAGCGGATCTATCTCATCGACGGCTCCGCGATCGTCTATCGCTCCCACTTCGCATTCCAGCGAAACCCGCGTCTCACATCCGATGGGATGAACGTCAGCGCCGTCTTCGGCTTCGCGCAGACCCTGTTTCCGATCCTGACCCAGCGCGGCGGCCGGTTCGCCGCGGTGGCCTTCGACACGGCCGCCCCGACCTTCCGCCATCTGAGCTACCCGGCCTACAAGGCCAACCGGCCTCCCATGCCGGAGGATCTGGTCGAGCAGCTTCCTCTGATCCGAGCCCTCGTCCAGGCGACCGGCGTTCCGATTCTCGAGCAGGAGGGGGTCGAAGCGGATGACCTGATCGCGAGCCTCGCCATCCGGGCGGTCGCGCTGGGGCACGAGGCTGTGATCGTCTCCTCCGACAAGGACTTCAATCAGATCGTCGGGCCGCGTCTCCTGCAGCTTGTCCCGCCGCGCGGGAAGGAGGCGGAGTCGTTGCTCGGTCCGGACGAAGTCGCGGCCCGCTGGGGCGTCGCGCCCGCCCAGATCCTCGACCTCTTCGCTCTGGCCGGCGACTCGGTCGACAATGTTCCGGGCGTTCCGGGGATCGGGGAGAAGACGGCGGCGGAGCTGATCAAGCGGCACGGGACGCTGGATCGGCTCTACGAAGAGCTCGAGAAAGTCCCGCGGGTCTCGGTCCGGGAGAAGCTCGCCGCTCACCGCGAGGAGGCCATGCTCAGCAGAGAGCTCATCCGGCTCAGGACCGATCTTCTTCCCGAGGCGGAGATCGAGACCTACCGGACCCCGAGCATCCGCGGGCGCGCGCCGCTTCTCGATCTGCTGCGAAAGCTCGAGTTCCGGCGCCTGATCGATTCCCTGGCTCTCGAGGAGGAGAGGGGGTGGGGGGCGTCCTACGAGACGATCGAAGACGAATCGCAACTCGAGAGGATCCTCGCCGCCTTCCCCGGCCCGGGCGTTCCTTTCGCGATCGACACCGAGACCGACTCCCTCGATGCCCGGCGCGCTCGCCCCGTCGGCCTCTCCTTCGCCTGGAGAGCGGGGAGCGCCTACTACGTGCCGCTCGGGCACGAGGAGGGCGGGAACGTCCCGGAGGCGGCCGTTCGTCTTCACCTCGGCAAGATCCTCGCCGACGATCGAGTCGAGAAGGTCGGGCAGAACCTCAAGTTC contains:
- the bamD gene encoding outer membrane protein assembly factor BamD, which encodes MVRRIALLLIAATLCGCGGSSPGVKRLPSEEADYLQARKAYDDENYIRAAELLTAFVDEHPGSNRLDEALLLLGRSHQKTGENLLAIEDFNRLVRDFPQSSLREEAEFERARSNFEESLGPAQDPESTEAALDLMRAYTIRYPEGAFRGEAEKAIDACLERLALKAFYNAETYLKLRQPRGAVLYLEKALSIRSDFSRAGEALANLGRMHGRLGESEKARGAWERLLSHATPDRIKEDRKLSDLRREAEEALRILPPPATGEEAP
- the nadD gene encoding nicotinate (nicotinamide) nucleotide adenylyltransferase encodes the protein MPREARPEGVLQRRDLSQAPAAPWRGPLLGESALDTVRLQPGGRGPREPRTDARAARRVREGARRLGETPLPRHARSDQGGPQAVRPPPRGRGGPAHPAPASHRGGGSLKRWGVLGGSFDPVHLGHLWIALFALEQLDLDRVLLIPAAVPPHKGAGAVAPYDVRMEILRRAIEPHPGLAASDLEADAGSPSYTIDTLRRLRAKLDSRDEIWLLMGADSLEDLPSWREPGEILRIARLGIYGRPGHGRALPQGADAVWIDGPACGLSSTLIRERLYRGRPVAGLVPDAIVPALESSEIYRPRERRG